The following are encoded in a window of Bacillus xiapuensis genomic DNA:
- a CDS encoding zinc-finger domain-containing protein: protein MKRKQVFDQVENLLQTYCQGCLLKATFRKEYGKAYAHKFCITQCTVGEQLKKCGEQLAE, encoded by the coding sequence TTGAAGCGAAAGCAAGTATTTGATCAAGTAGAGAACTTGCTTCAAACTTATTGTCAAGGCTGTTTATTAAAAGCAACCTTTCGCAAAGAATACGGAAAGGCTTATGCGCATAAATTCTGCATAACTCAATGCACAGTCGGAGAGCAGCTTAAAAAATGCGGAGAGCAGCTTGCCGAGTGA
- a CDS encoding reverse transcriptase-like protein — protein MKMQIRWTYDKKGLKADFQSNWLPKEDVRPIIEDLQKSGRLKAVAIMDEMQNEWTLKEFSKLNRQLDEEPGEVEVYFDGGYDLQTGASGIGVAVYYKKNGEQWRLRVNERLMQLSSNNEAEYAALYRAVQELEKIGVKQIPVTIKGDSQVVLKQLAGEWPCFEQGLNSWLDRIEQAIDKLGIQPAYKPIERKRNKEADKLANQALQEVFVRSHAILS, from the coding sequence ATGAAGATGCAGATTAGATGGACATACGATAAGAAGGGGCTAAAAGCAGATTTCCAATCGAATTGGCTGCCAAAGGAAGATGTGCGTCCGATCATTGAAGACTTGCAAAAGAGCGGGCGATTGAAAGCGGTGGCCATCATGGATGAAATGCAGAATGAATGGACATTGAAGGAATTTAGTAAACTGAATCGGCAATTGGATGAGGAGCCAGGTGAAGTAGAAGTGTATTTTGATGGAGGATACGATCTTCAGACCGGAGCATCAGGCATCGGAGTTGCCGTTTACTACAAAAAGAACGGTGAACAGTGGCGGCTCCGTGTGAATGAACGGCTGATGCAATTATCTTCCAATAATGAAGCGGAATATGCAGCTTTATATCGGGCTGTTCAGGAGCTCGAAAAAATAGGAGTGAAACAAATTCCCGTTACAATAAAGGGAGATTCACAAGTGGTATTAAAGCAGCTGGCCGGAGAGTGGCCGTGCTTTGAACAAGGGCTAAACAGCTGGCTGGATCGGATTGAACAAGCGATTGATAAGCTTGGGATTCAGCCTGCATACAAGCCGATTGAAAGAAAACGGAATAAAGAAGCGGATAAATTAGCTAATCAGGCATTACAGGAAGTGTTTGTCCGCAGTCATGCGATTCTGTCGTAA
- a CDS encoding queuosine precursor transporter, which yields MFNEWFGFIFVLVNFTIFLAMYRLFGRTGLFVWVGISTILANLQVVKTIEIFGLTATLGNTMYGTAFLATDLLNERYGKAAAKKAVWLGFFTLLMMTIIMQMVLLFEPGSSDFAQGPMEDLFTLLPRIAIGSLAAYLISQFADVYIFSFLQKKFPKDSQFWIRNNGSTMISQLLDTFVFTTIAFLGAFPPEVWLQIFFSTYALKWIVAVIDTPFGYLAKRFPE from the coding sequence ATGTTTAATGAATGGTTTGGATTTATTTTTGTTCTAGTTAACTTTACTATATTTTTAGCCATGTATCGACTGTTTGGCCGCACAGGGCTGTTTGTCTGGGTCGGAATTTCTACCATTTTGGCTAATCTGCAGGTGGTAAAAACGATTGAAATATTTGGTTTAACAGCCACTTTGGGAAATACCATGTACGGAACGGCCTTTTTAGCCACCGATTTGCTGAATGAGCGATACGGGAAAGCAGCTGCAAAGAAAGCGGTTTGGCTCGGCTTCTTTACCCTGCTGATGATGACAATCATCATGCAAATGGTATTGCTTTTTGAACCGGGATCTTCCGATTTCGCCCAAGGGCCAATGGAGGATTTATTTACTCTTTTGCCGCGCATTGCGATCGGAAGTCTGGCTGCTTATTTAATCAGCCAGTTTGCAGATGTTTATATTTTCTCCTTTTTGCAGAAAAAATTCCCGAAAGACTCACAGTTCTGGATTCGAAACAACGGCAGTACAATGATTAGCCAGCTCCTTGATACATTCGTATTTACAACCATCGCTTTTCTTGGAGCATTTCCCCCGGAGGTTTGGCTGCAAATTTTCTTTTCTACGTATGCCTTGAAATGGATTGTCGCTGTGATTGATACTCCATTTGGCTACTTGGCCAAGCGCTTTCCTGAATAA
- a CDS encoding ribonuclease HI family protein, translated as MYTDGASTGSPGWAGAGIFIKRKREVERHSFPLGRCDVHEAEFQAVIKAMELLRNEKAEVISLRSDSQTVVQAIEKRYIHKQQYKPLLSAILQLAETFPLFFIKWVPSKENKADSLARKAIRLNERADGL; from the coding sequence GTGTACACGGATGGAGCCAGCACAGGTTCACCCGGATGGGCAGGGGCTGGCATTTTCATTAAAAGGAAAAGAGAAGTGGAAAGACACTCCTTTCCGCTTGGGCGGTGCGATGTGCATGAAGCCGAATTTCAAGCGGTGATAAAAGCAATGGAGCTGCTGAGGAACGAAAAGGCGGAAGTGATTTCACTTAGAAGCGACTCTCAAACGGTGGTGCAAGCGATCGAAAAGCGATATATTCACAAACAGCAATATAAACCGCTTTTATCCGCCATCTTGCAGCTAGCAGAAACGTTTCCGCTGTTTTTTATCAAATGGGTGCCCAGTAAAGAAAACAAGGCTGACTCACTGGCCCGAAAAGCAATTCGCCTCAACGAAAGAGCAGACGGACTATAA
- a CDS encoding DUF6123 family protein, producing the protein MRKDQTLDAYLLCLEAKGFKFSDDMIAFIYFGKKYTDASDCLVKAAVEITLKAQKQFDGSFFLSLLERLKEQKTDSRIEAMQFAESQGLLK; encoded by the coding sequence ATGAGGAAGGATCAAACGTTAGATGCCTATTTATTGTGCCTTGAAGCGAAAGGCTTTAAGTTTTCAGATGATATGATTGCCTTCATTTATTTCGGGAAGAAATATACAGATGCCTCTGATTGTCTAGTGAAGGCGGCGGTGGAAATCACACTGAAGGCCCAAAAACAGTTTGATGGCAGCTTCTTTTTATCTTTGCTTGAGCGGCTGAAAGAGCAAAAAACAGACAGTCGAATAGAGGCTATGCAGTTTGCGGAATCTCAGGGGCTGCTCAAATAA
- a CDS encoding 5'-3' exonuclease, producing the protein MNKQEHLLLADGMALLFRAFFATAVSRQFMINSQGMPTNGVQGFMKHLLMAVEHVQPTHVAVCWDMGSQTFRNDLFAAYKANRSAPPVELIPQFDLAKDVAASFSFPNIGLAGYEADDCIGTIAKSDHKERRVTILTGDKDLLQLLDHNIEVMLLQKGFGRYLTHSVQSFQEQYGVTPKQFIDVKALMGDPSDGYPGVKGIGEKTAFKLIQQFGTIEQILQNADQLTPAQRRNITEDVARLRVFQQLAQIDCRVPLEWSIHDARWEGISSAAEQAVEQLELKVLRRHLAQLAAAESAHPFR; encoded by the coding sequence ATGAATAAACAAGAACATTTGCTGCTGGCTGATGGCATGGCCTTATTGTTTCGAGCTTTTTTTGCGACGGCGGTCAGCAGGCAGTTTATGATAAATTCTCAAGGCATGCCGACGAATGGCGTGCAAGGATTTATGAAGCATTTATTAATGGCTGTAGAGCATGTTCAGCCGACTCATGTGGCTGTTTGCTGGGATATGGGAAGCCAAACATTTCGAAATGACTTATTTGCTGCGTACAAAGCGAATCGCTCGGCGCCGCCTGTGGAATTAATTCCCCAATTTGACTTAGCGAAGGATGTAGCGGCTTCTTTTTCGTTCCCGAATATCGGATTGGCCGGCTATGAAGCGGATGATTGCATCGGTACGATTGCCAAAAGCGACCATAAAGAGCGGAGAGTCACGATCTTAACAGGAGACAAAGACTTGTTGCAGCTTTTAGATCATAATATTGAGGTGATGCTTTTGCAGAAGGGCTTTGGCCGTTACTTGACTCATTCAGTACAGAGTTTTCAGGAGCAGTACGGAGTAACGCCGAAGCAATTTATTGATGTGAAGGCACTCATGGGAGATCCGAGCGACGGATATCCCGGTGTGAAGGGAATCGGTGAAAAGACAGCCTTTAAATTAATTCAGCAATTCGGAACGATAGAGCAAATTTTGCAGAATGCGGATCAATTAACCCCCGCCCAGCGCAGAAATATAACAGAAGATGTGGCAAGGCTCCGCGTCTTTCAGCAGCTGGCGCAAATTGACTGCCGAGTACCATTGGAATGGAGTATTCATGACGCTAGATGGGAAGGCATCAGCAGCGCAGCTGAGCAAGCTGTGGAGCAGCTGGAATTGAAAGTTCTTCGCCGTCATCTCGCCCAGTTAGCAGCTGCGGAAAGCGCCCATCCGTTTCGATAA
- a CDS encoding sulfurtransferase encodes MNYIRSVEWLAACMDQPDVVIVDCRFHLMDPQAGEEAYKAGHIPNAFYADLERHLSGPEQTHGGRHPLPDVKQLQAVLESFGITERSTVVAYDQGEAMFAGRFWWLLSYIGHEKVYVLDGGFKAWKEQGLPVTQEIPPPALGQLAINLQTDWLATLEEVKEAALHGAPATLIDSRAAERYKGEVEPLDRVPGHIPSAQNYFFLDSLKEGYWKSPQQQMERFRKLDRTKPVIVYCGSGVSATPNIIALKAAGFRDVKLYAGSYSDWSSYQELPVAKGESE; translated from the coding sequence TTGAATTATATACGATCTGTTGAGTGGCTGGCCGCATGCATGGATCAGCCGGATGTAGTTATTGTCGACTGCCGATTTCATTTAATGGATCCTCAGGCTGGAGAGGAAGCTTATAAAGCCGGCCATATTCCCAACGCTTTTTACGCGGATTTGGAACGCCATTTATCCGGCCCTGAACAGACCCACGGTGGCCGGCACCCGCTGCCGGATGTGAAGCAGCTACAGGCTGTGCTGGAGTCCTTCGGAATTACGGAGCGGTCAACGGTGGTGGCCTATGATCAGGGAGAAGCTATGTTTGCGGGGCGCTTCTGGTGGCTGCTTTCGTATATAGGACATGAAAAGGTGTATGTTCTGGACGGCGGGTTCAAAGCGTGGAAGGAACAAGGGCTGCCAGTCACACAAGAAATTCCTCCGCCTGCTCTGGGCCAGCTTGCTATTAATCTGCAGACGGATTGGCTTGCAACGTTGGAGGAGGTCAAGGAAGCGGCTTTGCACGGCGCTCCAGCTACACTGATTGATTCGCGCGCCGCTGAGCGCTATAAAGGGGAAGTGGAACCGCTTGACAGAGTGCCGGGGCATATACCTTCCGCTCAAAACTATTTCTTTCTAGACAGTTTAAAAGAGGGGTATTGGAAATCCCCGCAGCAGCAAATGGAACGCTTCCGCAAGCTCGACCGCACCAAGCCGGTCATTGTCTATTGCGGCTCCGGAGTTTCCGCTACGCCTAATATTATCGCGTTGAAAGCAGCCGGCTTTCGTGATGTTAAGCTGTATGCGGGAAGCTACAGCGATTGGTCTTCCTATCAAGAACTGCCGGTGGCAAAGGGAGAGAGTGAATAA